From the genome of Nocardia sp. NBC_01503, one region includes:
- a CDS encoding SRPBCC family protein produces MTDFDIVRETVIKADPARIRALVNDFQQWQQWSPWEGLDPTMERTYSGADRGIGARYAWNGNRKAGRGDMEITSETSQAVGIRLNFEKPIRNTNQVTFEFIARPEGTAVSWRMTGQRGGLMALMAKVMPMDRMIGKDFEKGLAQLKAAAEA; encoded by the coding sequence ATGACCGACTTCGACATCGTGCGGGAAACGGTCATCAAGGCCGATCCCGCCCGGATCCGAGCACTCGTCAACGACTTCCAGCAGTGGCAGCAGTGGTCGCCGTGGGAGGGTCTGGATCCGACCATGGAACGCACGTACAGCGGGGCCGATCGCGGTATCGGCGCCCGGTACGCCTGGAATGGCAATCGCAAGGCCGGGCGCGGCGATATGGAGATCACCTCCGAGACCTCGCAGGCCGTCGGCATCCGGTTGAACTTCGAGAAGCCGATTCGCAATACCAATCAGGTGACCTTCGAGTTCATCGCGCGGCCCGAGGGCACCGCGGTCAGCTGGCGGATGACCGGTCAGCGCGGTGGGCTCATGGCCCTCATGGCCAAGGTGATGCCGATGGATCGCATGATCGGCAAGGACTTCGAGAAGGGCCTGGCCCAGTTGAAGGCCGCCGCCGAGGCGTGA
- a CDS encoding cytochrome c biogenesis CcdA family protein translates to MSGTVGFFAAFLGGLLALVSPCSALLLPSFFAYSFDSQGRLLGRTAMFYLGLATTLVPLGIAGSFAGQLFSNNRELLITIGGWTIIGLGVLQILGRGFAFGFAQRAAAKRGRPERSGAVYLLGLVYGLAGFCAGPILGSILAVAAVGGSPIEGGLLLAVYALGMAAPLFLLASLWDRFYLGQRKWLRGSSLRIGKLELHSTSLISGVFFILLGAVFLLFDGTSALPSLLGADTEFQVEAMVQRFGQAVSDTTVLLILGAMALGLVGWRLWRAETHADEYAEQD, encoded by the coding sequence ATGAGTGGCACCGTAGGCTTTTTCGCGGCCTTCCTGGGTGGTCTGCTGGCGTTGGTGAGCCCGTGCAGCGCGCTGCTGCTGCCCAGCTTCTTCGCGTACTCGTTCGATTCGCAGGGCAGGCTACTGGGCCGAACCGCCATGTTCTATCTCGGCCTGGCCACCACGCTGGTGCCGCTTGGAATCGCGGGATCGTTTGCAGGGCAACTGTTCTCGAATAATCGCGAGCTGCTGATCACCATCGGCGGCTGGACCATTATCGGCCTGGGCGTCCTTCAAATCCTAGGCCGCGGTTTCGCTTTCGGCTTCGCCCAGCGCGCGGCGGCGAAGCGGGGCCGGCCCGAGCGGTCGGGCGCGGTATACCTGCTCGGCCTGGTCTACGGTCTGGCCGGATTCTGCGCCGGGCCGATTCTCGGCTCGATTCTGGCGGTGGCGGCCGTCGGCGGATCGCCGATCGAGGGCGGATTACTGCTCGCGGTCTACGCGCTCGGTATGGCCGCGCCACTGTTCCTACTGGCCTCGCTGTGGGACCGCTTCTACTTGGGTCAGCGAAAGTGGTTGCGCGGCAGCAGCTTACGAATCGGCAAGCTGGAGTTGCACAGCACCTCACTGATCTCCGGGGTGTTCTTCATCCTGCTGGGCGCGGTCTTCCTACTCTTCGACGGCACCTCGGCGCTGCCGAGTCTGCTCGGCGCGGATACCGAATTCCAGGTGGAGGCAATGGTGCAACGCTTCGGGCAGGCCGTCTCCGATACCACCGTGCTGCTGATCCTCGGTGCGATGGCGCTGGGACTGGTGGGCTGGCGACTCTGGCGCGCGGAGACCCACGCCGACGAGTACGCCGAGCAGGACTGA
- a CDS encoding phage holin family protein, which yields MTLLLRLLINGVAIWLASVWVGGIDIHGPDEPATTTDKIIVIAVITVIFTIVNALVKPLVKLLSLPLVVLTLGLFLLVINALMLWLTSKITEHTDYQLHVNGFWAAIWGAIIITLVNWVLGILVPDED from the coding sequence ATGACGCTCCTGCTACGTCTGCTGATCAACGGTGTGGCCATTTGGCTCGCGTCCGTATGGGTCGGTGGAATCGACATCCACGGTCCCGACGAACCCGCCACGACCACCGACAAGATCATTGTGATCGCGGTGATCACGGTGATCTTCACAATCGTGAACGCGCTGGTGAAGCCCCTGGTGAAACTGCTGTCACTGCCCCTGGTGGTGCTGACGCTCGGGCTTTTCCTGCTGGTCATCAACGCACTCATGCTGTGGCTGACCTCGAAGATCACCGAGCACACGGACTACCAGTTGCACGTCAACGGATTCTGGGCCGCGATCTGGGGCGCCATCATCATCACCCTGGTGAACTGGGTGCTCGGCATACTCGTCCCCGACGAGGACTGA
- a CDS encoding DsbA family protein — MSEISKNSTNSNRKLFAGLAVFAAVCLLAIAAFQMIDGNDEPETKAAAAETNPMFAELAKLARREANDPLALGKIDAPVVMIEYSDFQCSFCRTFGRTIEPKLISKYVEQGVLRIEWRNFPIFGQESENAARAAWAAAQQGRFWEFHHIVQTGAPEQKNTGALTPDLLAEFAAQAGVPNMAKFRADQESPASAAAVQRDAREAYALGASSTPTFLINGRPVLGAQPIEQFSAVIDAASNAAKNSPEHAE; from the coding sequence ATGTCCGAAATCAGCAAGAACAGCACGAACAGCAATAGGAAACTCTTCGCGGGACTCGCGGTGTTCGCCGCGGTCTGCCTGCTCGCCATAGCCGCTTTCCAGATGATCGACGGCAATGACGAACCGGAGACGAAGGCCGCCGCGGCGGAGACCAATCCCATGTTCGCCGAACTGGCGAAGCTGGCCCGCCGGGAGGCCAACGATCCGCTCGCCCTCGGCAAGATCGATGCCCCGGTGGTGATGATCGAGTACTCGGACTTCCAGTGCTCGTTCTGCCGTACCTTCGGACGCACCATCGAACCGAAGCTCATCTCGAAGTATGTGGAGCAGGGCGTGCTGCGCATCGAATGGCGGAACTTCCCGATCTTCGGTCAGGAGTCCGAGAACGCGGCCCGCGCCGCCTGGGCCGCCGCACAGCAGGGCCGATTCTGGGAATTCCATCACATCGTGCAGACCGGCGCGCCGGAGCAGAAGAACACCGGTGCGCTCACCCCCGACCTGCTGGCCGAGTTCGCCGCACAGGCGGGCGTGCCGAATATGGCGAAGTTCCGCGCGGATCAGGAGTCACCGGCATCCGCCGCCGCGGTACAGCGTGATGCCCGCGAGGCGTACGCACTGGGCGCGTCCTCCACCCCGACCTTCCTCATCAACGGCCGGCCGGTGCTGGGCGCACAGCCCATCGAGCAGTTCTCGGCCGTTATCGACGCCGCGTCGAATGCCGCGAAGAACAGCCCGGAGCATGCGGAATGA
- a CDS encoding helix-turn-helix domain-containing protein has translation MNGVPTFGEYIRQRRTAANLTRPQLAWLASLSVPYLTKIEGGANPSRRVIESLGTALELPAVEFEYALALAEGPFPRITPDHPSANDLEYLELLNPKIAAFISGTMDILAVNTAHAEVFPQLDPGRNYVEWLLLNPISRTVLVDWQGETQQAVGMFRMLLARHGPDEATQRIIESCMASPEFETMWRNDGVASERRDRTKLVRDPKTLAITELRMNIWRTSSTLQSWMLVVGAGVDQPLAVTRPVARERPRASRPINADETPQRPGKHPNMNASLREPAPTQPLQQISSNQFEG, from the coding sequence ATGAATGGAGTACCCACGTTCGGCGAGTACATTCGCCAGCGCCGGACGGCCGCGAACCTCACTCGCCCCCAATTGGCCTGGTTGGCCAGCCTCTCGGTGCCATACCTGACCAAGATCGAGGGCGGCGCGAACCCCTCTCGCCGCGTCATCGAATCCCTCGGCACCGCACTGGAACTGCCGGCCGTCGAGTTCGAATACGCACTGGCCCTCGCCGAAGGCCCGTTCCCGCGGATCACGCCCGATCACCCCAGCGCCAACGACCTGGAGTATCTGGAGCTGCTCAACCCCAAGATAGCGGCCTTCATCTCCGGAACCATGGATATCCTCGCCGTCAATACCGCGCACGCCGAGGTGTTCCCGCAGCTCGATCCGGGCCGCAATTACGTGGAGTGGCTGCTGCTCAATCCGATCTCGCGAACCGTGCTGGTCGACTGGCAGGGCGAGACACAGCAGGCCGTCGGCATGTTCCGCATGCTGCTGGCGCGGCACGGGCCGGACGAGGCGACGCAGCGGATCATCGAGAGCTGCATGGCGAGTCCGGAGTTCGAGACCATGTGGCGCAATGACGGCGTCGCCAGTGAGCGGCGCGATCGCACCAAGCTGGTGCGCGATCCGAAAACCCTGGCCATCACCGAGCTGCGGATGAACATCTGGCGCACCTCCTCGACCCTGCAATCGTGGATGCTCGTGGTCGGCGCGGGCGTGGATCAACCCCTGGCGGTCACTCGTCCAGTCGCCCGGGAGCGGCCGCGAGCGTCAAGGCCTATTAACGCCGATGAGACCCCGCAGCGCCCCGGCAAACATCCGAATATGAATGCTTCACTTCGCGAGCCCGCACCTACTCAACCGTTGCAGCAAATAAGCAGCAATCAATTTGAAGGGTGA
- a CDS encoding ATP-binding cassette domain-containing protein → MTSYTPAEALAIEANDLVKIFGEQRAVDGVSLAVPRGAVYGVLGPNGAGKTTTIRMLATLLRPDGGSARIFGRDVLTEPTAVRSLIGVTGQYASVDEKLTATENLIIFSRLLGLSKADARRKSAELLEEFGLQEAANKALENFSGGMRRRLDLAASLISTPPLLFLDEPTTGLDPRTRAQMWETIRRLVREGSTVLLTTQYLDEADQLADRIAVIDRGKVIADGTSDELKGSVGLSALQLTLEDRGRIDEARALVSEYLSRAEGKAVEATVSPEAGRITAPLPDPAITTDILIRLREHDIRVEEINVSKPSLDEVFFALTGHGAEDDTTDTEKSAA, encoded by the coding sequence ATGACTTCTTACACACCTGCTGAGGCACTCGCCATCGAGGCGAATGACCTGGTCAAGATTTTCGGGGAGCAGCGGGCTGTCGACGGCGTGAGCCTGGCGGTTCCGCGGGGCGCCGTTTACGGCGTGCTCGGCCCCAATGGAGCCGGTAAGACCACCACCATCCGGATGCTGGCCACGCTGCTGCGCCCGGACGGCGGCAGTGCCCGCATCTTCGGTCGTGATGTGCTGACCGAGCCCACCGCGGTGCGCTCGCTGATCGGCGTGACCGGTCAGTACGCGTCGGTCGACGAAAAGCTCACGGCCACAGAGAATCTCATTATCTTCTCGCGACTGCTCGGACTCTCCAAGGCGGATGCGCGCCGCAAGTCGGCCGAACTGCTGGAGGAGTTCGGACTTCAGGAGGCCGCCAACAAGGCGCTGGAGAACTTCTCCGGCGGTATGCGCCGCCGCCTGGATCTGGCCGCCAGTCTGATCTCCACTCCCCCGCTGCTGTTCCTGGACGAGCCGACCACCGGTCTGGATCCGCGTACCCGCGCCCAGATGTGGGAGACCATCCGCCGCCTGGTCCGCGAGGGCTCGACGGTGCTGCTCACCACCCAGTACCTGGACGAGGCCGATCAGCTGGCCGATCGGATCGCGGTCATCGACCGCGGCAAGGTCATCGCCGACGGCACCTCGGACGAGTTGAAGGGTTCGGTCGGCCTGTCCGCCCTGCAACTCACCCTCGAGGACCGGGGCCGCATCGATGAGGCGCGCGCCCTGGTCTCGGAGTACCTGTCCCGCGCCGAGGGCAAGGCCGTCGAGGCCACCGTCTCCCCCGAAGCGGGCCGCATCACCGCTCCCCTGCCCGATCCCGCCATCACCACCGACATCCTGATCCGATTGCGCGAGCACGATATTCGGGTCGAGGAGATCAACGTCAGCAAGCCCAGCCTGGACGAGGTGTTCTTCGCACTTACCGGTCACGGCGCGGAAGACGACACCACCGATACCGAAAAGAGCGCGGCATGA
- a CDS encoding AfsR/SARP family transcriptional regulator, producing the protein MFSETGSSSGAGTTRRAPTGDTVLLALLGEVAVRRDGGLAPVPGARARLLVAALATHPGRSRSAQALIDDVWGEDPPRAPMNALHTQVSRLRSTLPEGALEIGPAGYRLVLRADQVDLTLARQLETQARQAHESGDDAACLTLIAEARALWRGEPAADLPSGSVADELGELATARRQGLDTLELEARETVGDLAGALALARIAVAAEPFDEPAHATLMRLLAAAGRGNEALDVFASLRTRLVDQLGADPGPALTAMNTALLRGEPLPGPRPALSPGRGRENPPAGGDRYGAADYPAGSGNAVRANASWGQGYPGKTYSAEPSGDSGAPSFGRTGSGTARDSGSGYPVDGNSAAAQRYSHPRVSDPSESHGTGGASDGRSSAPAEAESTWPGPTSAGRLSQLTATASYAVSSRAEAAEVVGGPIGLRAAPNPLLGREADIDALEALLHASRVTTVLGPGGTGKTRVANELGARVADERAVALVELASLRADPAGVAETRMEIEAAIAATLGVGEFSRDTNILRANHNRDMGRRLREALSSRPMLLILDNCEHLVDAVAELVADLVGSSDQLTVLTTSRAPLQITAETVYPLPPLTIDAHGSPATELFIARARAVRPSVRLDPEVVARLCRTLDGLPLAIELAAARTRTMSVEEIESRLDHRFALLRSGDRSSPERHRTLHAVIEWSWNLLDGEQRTALRRLCRFPAGFTLAAAEAILADGDIDAAIAVDGLVGQSLLTVLESDDTEYDGTRYRMLETVREFGEEQLVATGEADRVMDRMASWAREFAIESARRYHTEDQVAVVLGVASEVDNLNAVLRYAVDGRDAVTAHAVYPVLALLWVMRGAHLELISWTGRIAAMPMRTGPLGTEEADLQMFGQLILGLHLMYMGGDAGDDNRNLMRVRSRIRRLVRAGDSLSPVFRFLGTTAALPMDSRKLARQLNDGVRSPDVHTRVAALLLRANTRENSGDVHGSIRDAVHALENGAQDDLWGTAMVCQHLGGMYGQSARYAKSVAYYERTADIFVKLQAYEESIEIRSYLAVSLVGCGQVERARRELMPVLPGVGIDPADMSASVQPNHRRATVIAGLAEIELAEGDIDTGLARYRQSLESMAWPNGMVAPGPGDLMTASAVIDAHVLHGRADTVAELVDQLVESALPKLGHYRDLPQIGAVATAVGTYLLTIDGGSDPGLELFALAPKVFPRQDYPSMHWQRHREFHQPAVGAERMAAAVRAAVPFNRRTAPPRIFELLNEFRRNR; encoded by the coding sequence ATGTTTTCGGAAACAGGCAGTTCCAGCGGTGCCGGTACCACCCGGCGGGCCCCCACGGGCGACACGGTCCTACTGGCCCTACTGGGGGAGGTCGCCGTCCGGCGTGACGGTGGCCTCGCACCCGTACCCGGAGCCAGGGCGCGGCTGTTGGTCGCCGCGCTGGCCACGCATCCGGGCCGTAGTCGCAGCGCCCAGGCCCTCATCGACGACGTATGGGGTGAGGATCCGCCGCGCGCGCCGATGAACGCGCTGCACACGCAGGTCTCCCGGCTGCGCTCGACGCTGCCCGAGGGTGCGCTGGAGATCGGCCCGGCCGGTTACCGCCTGGTGCTACGCGCCGATCAGGTCGATCTGACCCTGGCTCGACAGTTGGAAACCCAAGCGCGCCAAGCACATGAGAGCGGCGACGATGCCGCCTGCCTGACCCTGATCGCCGAGGCCCGCGCGCTCTGGCGCGGTGAGCCCGCCGCCGACCTGCCGTCCGGCTCGGTCGCCGACGAACTCGGCGAACTCGCCACCGCCCGGCGGCAGGGGCTGGACACCCTCGAACTCGAGGCCCGCGAAACCGTCGGTGACCTGGCGGGCGCACTCGCCCTGGCGCGCATCGCCGTCGCCGCCGAGCCCTTCGACGAGCCCGCGCACGCCACCCTCATGCGACTACTCGCTGCCGCCGGTCGCGGCAATGAGGCCCTGGATGTGTTCGCGTCCCTCCGAACCCGCCTCGTCGACCAACTCGGCGCGGACCCGGGCCCGGCGCTCACCGCCATGAATACCGCCCTGCTGCGCGGCGAGCCGCTCCCGGGTCCGCGGCCCGCGCTGTCGCCCGGTCGCGGCCGCGAGAACCCGCCCGCAGGAGGCGATCGGTACGGTGCCGCGGATTATCCGGCGGGATCGGGTAACGCGGTGCGGGCGAACGCATCATGGGGGCAGGGGTATCCCGGCAAAACGTATTCGGCTGAGCCATCGGGTGATTCGGGGGCTCCATCGTTCGGCCGGACCGGGTCCGGCACCGCTCGGGACTCCGGATCGGGTTACCCGGTGGACGGGAATTCCGCTGCGGCGCAGAGATATTCCCATCCGAGGGTGTCCGATCCGAGTGAATCGCACGGCACCGGCGGGGCGAGTGACGGGCGGAGCTCGGCGCCCGCCGAGGCCGAATCGACCTGGCCGGGGCCGACCTCGGCGGGCCGGTTATCGCAGCTGACGGCCACCGCGAGTTATGCGGTCTCCTCGCGCGCCGAGGCCGCGGAGGTCGTCGGCGGGCCGATCGGCCTACGGGCCGCGCCCAATCCGCTGCTCGGTCGTGAGGCGGATATCGATGCGCTGGAGGCACTGCTGCACGCATCGCGGGTGACCACGGTGCTCGGGCCGGGCGGCACCGGTAAGACCCGGGTCGCCAATGAGCTCGGTGCCCGGGTGGCGGACGAGCGAGCGGTGGCGCTGGTCGAACTGGCCTCGCTGCGCGCCGATCCGGCGGGGGTGGCCGAGACCCGGATGGAGATCGAGGCCGCCATCGCGGCGACGCTCGGGGTGGGCGAGTTCAGCCGCGATACGAATATCCTGCGGGCCAACCACAATCGGGATATGGGACGCCGGTTGCGCGAGGCGCTCTCCTCCCGGCCGATGCTCCTGATCCTGGACAATTGTGAACATCTGGTGGACGCGGTGGCCGAGTTGGTCGCCGATCTCGTGGGCTCCAGCGATCAGCTGACGGTACTCACCACGAGCCGCGCGCCGCTCCAGATCACCGCCGAAACGGTATACCCTTTGCCGCCGTTGACCATTGACGCGCACGGCTCCCCGGCTACCGAACTGTTCATCGCGCGGGCCCGTGCGGTCCGGCCCTCGGTGCGTCTGGACCCCGAGGTGGTGGCCCGGCTCTGCCGCACCCTGGACGGACTGCCGCTGGCCATCGAACTGGCGGCGGCGCGCACCCGCACCATGAGTGTGGAGGAGATCGAGTCCCGCCTCGATCATCGATTCGCCCTGCTGCGCAGTGGGGATCGCAGTTCGCCGGAGCGGCATCGCACCCTGCACGCGGTCATCGAGTGGAGTTGGAATCTGCTCGACGGTGAACAGCGCACCGCGTTGCGGCGGCTCTGCCGTTTCCCGGCCGGATTCACCCTCGCCGCGGCCGAGGCGATACTCGCCGACGGTGATATCGATGCCGCGATCGCCGTCGACGGCCTGGTCGGCCAATCCCTGCTCACCGTGCTGGAATCCGACGACACCGAATACGACGGCACCCGCTACCGCATGCTGGAGACGGTGCGCGAATTCGGTGAGGAACAGCTGGTGGCCACCGGCGAAGCCGATCGGGTGATGGACCGGATGGCAAGCTGGGCAAGGGAATTCGCGATCGAATCGGCGCGCCGCTATCACACCGAGGATCAGGTGGCGGTGGTGCTCGGTGTCGCCTCTGAGGTCGACAATCTGAACGCGGTCCTGCGCTACGCCGTCGACGGCCGCGATGCCGTCACCGCGCACGCGGTGTATCCGGTGTTGGCGCTGCTGTGGGTGATGCGCGGCGCGCATCTGGAGTTGATCTCCTGGACCGGCCGGATCGCGGCCATGCCCATGCGCACCGGTCCGCTCGGTACCGAAGAGGCCGATCTGCAGATGTTCGGCCAGCTCATCCTGGGCCTGCACCTGATGTACATGGGCGGCGACGCGGGTGACGACAATCGCAATCTGATGCGTGTGCGCAGCCGCATTCGGCGACTGGTGCGCGCCGGGGATTCGCTGAGTCCGGTCTTCCGGTTCCTCGGCACCACCGCCGCGCTCCCGATGGACAGCCGCAAACTGGCCCGCCAACTCAATGACGGTGTGCGATCGCCGGATGTGCACACCCGGGTCGCGGCGCTGCTGCTGCGCGCCAATACCCGGGAGAACTCCGGCGATGTGCACGGCTCCATCCGAGACGCGGTGCACGCCTTGGAGAATGGCGCACAGGACGATCTGTGGGGCACCGCCATGGTGTGCCAGCACCTGGGCGGTATGTACGGGCAGTCCGCGCGCTACGCCAAGTCCGTGGCGTACTACGAGCGCACCGCGGACATCTTCGTCAAACTGCAGGCCTACGAGGAGAGTATCGAGATCCGCAGCTATCTCGCCGTCTCACTGGTGGGGTGCGGCCAGGTCGAGCGGGCCCGCCGGGAACTGATGCCGGTGCTACCCGGCGTCGGCATCGATCCGGCCGATATGAGCGCCTCCGTGCAGCCCAACCATCGGCGGGCCACCGTCATCGCCGGATTGGCGGAGATCGAACTGGCCGAGGGCGATATCGATACCGGACTGGCCCGCTACCGGCAGTCCCTCGAGTCGATGGCCTGGCCGAACGGGATGGTCGCGCCCGGGCCCGGCGATCTGATGACGGCCTCCGCCGTGATCGACGCCCATGTGCTGCACGGCCGGGCCGACACGGTGGCCGAACTCGTCGATCAGTTGGTCGAATCCGCGCTGCCCAAGCTGGGGCACTATCGGGATCTGCCGCAGATCGGGGCGGTGGCCACCGCGGTCGGAACCTACCTGCTCACCATCGACGGCGGCTCCGATCCGGGTTTGGAATTATTCGCCCTCGCGCCGAAAGTATTTCCGCGCCAAGACTATCCGTCCATGCACTGGCAGCGGCATCGGGAGTTCCATCAGCCCGCCGTCGGCGCGGAGCGGATGGCGGCGGCGGTGCGTGCGGCGGTGCCCTTCAACCGCCGCACGGCACCACCGCGCATCTTCGAGCTGTTGAACGAATTCCGGCGGAACCGCTGA
- a CDS encoding 1,4-dihydroxy-2-naphthoate polyprenyltransferase, protein MATAAQWIEGARPRTLPNAIAPVLAGTGAAASIDGAVWWKAVLCLLLSLSLIIGVNYANDYSDGIRGTDDDRVGPLRLVGSKLASPGAVRNAAIGCLALGAVLGLILVATSAWWLLLVGAACLAGAWFYTGGRNPYGYSGFGEIAVFVFFGLVAVLGTQFVQAGRVDWVGLACAIAVGSFSSAVLVTNNLRDIPTDSVSGKTTLAVRLGDTRTRTLHLVLILVPFAATAAMVGRTGWVMFGLAALPLAIKAHEPVRTGKNGPGLIPALAGTGLALLVWSIATGLALTFG, encoded by the coding sequence ATGGCTACAGCAGCACAGTGGATCGAGGGCGCTCGGCCGCGCACTCTGCCGAATGCGATCGCTCCGGTCCTGGCGGGCACGGGGGCCGCCGCCTCCATCGATGGCGCGGTGTGGTGGAAAGCGGTGCTGTGCCTGCTGCTTTCGCTCTCGCTGATCATCGGCGTGAACTACGCCAACGACTACTCCGACGGTATTCGCGGTACCGACGACGATCGGGTCGGGCCGCTGCGCCTGGTCGGTTCGAAGCTCGCGAGCCCGGGCGCGGTGCGCAATGCGGCGATCGGCTGTCTCGCGCTGGGCGCGGTGCTCGGGCTGATTCTGGTGGCGACCAGCGCGTGGTGGCTGCTGCTGGTGGGCGCGGCCTGCCTGGCCGGGGCCTGGTTCTACACCGGCGGCCGGAACCCGTACGGCTACAGCGGTTTCGGTGAGATCGCGGTCTTCGTATTCTTCGGGCTGGTCGCGGTGCTGGGCACCCAGTTCGTCCAGGCCGGGCGGGTCGACTGGGTCGGGCTGGCCTGTGCCATCGCGGTCGGCTCGTTCTCCAGCGCCGTGCTGGTGACCAATAACCTGCGCGATATCCCCACCGATTCGGTGAGCGGTAAGACCACCCTGGCGGTACGCCTCGGCGACACCCGCACCCGCACACTGCATCTGGTGCTCATACTGGTCCCGTTCGCGGCGACCGCGGCGATGGTGGGGCGCACCGGCTGGGTAATGTTCGGCCTGGCGGCCCTGCCCCTGGCGATCAAGGCCCACGAACCGGTTCGCACTGGTAAGAACGGTCCGGGACTCATTCCAGCGCTGGCGGGTACCGGCCTGGCACTGCTGGTGTGGTCGATCGCCACCGGACTGGCATTGACCTTCGGCTGA
- a CDS encoding ABC transporter permease: MTTTLTAPGKHTAVTTVPIPEVSNHISLKKTAQNSLTMAYRGLLKIRHNPEQLFDVTVQPILFTALFAFIFGGSIGGSVSAYLPLLIPGILVQTVVLTSVATGTQLREDMDKGVFDRFKSLPIARISALSGALLADMVRYGLATTLTVIVGLALGYHPEGGVLGVVLAGLVVVFCSFAISWIWALVGVTGKSAASVQGISMMIMFPLTFMGGTFAPVGNMPGWLQGLNKANPVYYMVNTARELMNGTGVTANLAWSLIGGVVVIIVFAPLALRAYMRHA; this comes from the coding sequence ATGACCACCACACTCACCGCCCCCGGAAAGCACACGGCCGTCACCACGGTCCCCATTCCCGAGGTCAGCAATCACATCAGTCTGAAGAAGACCGCGCAGAACTCGCTCACCATGGCGTACCGCGGTTTGCTCAAGATCCGGCACAATCCGGAACAGCTGTTCGATGTCACCGTGCAGCCGATCCTGTTCACCGCGCTGTTCGCCTTCATCTTCGGCGGTTCCATCGGTGGGAGCGTCTCGGCCTATCTGCCCCTGTTGATTCCGGGCATTCTGGTACAGACGGTGGTGCTGACCTCGGTCGCCACCGGCACCCAGCTGCGCGAGGATATGGACAAGGGCGTCTTCGACCGCTTCAAATCCCTTCCCATCGCCCGTATTTCGGCACTCTCGGGTGCGCTGCTGGCCGATATGGTGCGCTACGGCCTGGCCACCACGCTCACCGTGATCGTCGGCCTGGCACTCGGCTACCACCCCGAGGGCGGCGTGCTCGGCGTCGTACTCGCCGGACTGGTCGTGGTGTTCTGCTCCTTCGCCATCAGCTGGATCTGGGCGCTGGTCGGCGTCACCGGTAAGAGCGCGGCCTCGGTGCAGGGCATCTCCATGATGATCATGTTCCCGCTGACCTTCATGGGCGGCACCTTCGCACCGGTCGGCAATATGCCGGGCTGGCTGCAGGGCCTCAACAAGGCCAATCCGGTCTACTACATGGTCAATACGGCCCGCGAGCTGATGAACGGGACCGGCGTCACCGCCAATCTGGCCTGGTCGCTCATCGGCGGTGTCGTGGTGATCATCGTCTTCGCCCCGCTCGCACTGCGTGCCTATATGCGCCACGCGTGA